The proteins below come from a single Crateriforma spongiae genomic window:
- a CDS encoding TrmH family RNA methyltransferase, translating into MSESTDPSHAPIRVNDWQDPRVAVFANLPRSGSDRRLHHDGVFVCEGRWVTHRMLDSDVNPVAVLAREDLAPEFVQAAGGRCPVYQMDKPVMDQLMGFEFHRGVIACGTRPAIPNAGDFDRIRGRGLVVLDQIHTAENVGMILRSCAAFGVQDVWIGGGTIDPLRRRVTRVSMGAVFAQQFFHTAALAEDLDRLRKKLDVTILATSLENTADSIRGYQVPDRRPQVLVLGNEAEGVAEQTQRIADRCLRIPMAPGVDSLNVAAAAAIFLQHLFGVD; encoded by the coding sequence ATGTCCGAATCGACTGATCCGTCACACGCCCCCATTCGCGTCAACGACTGGCAAGACCCGCGTGTCGCGGTGTTTGCGAATCTACCGCGTTCGGGTTCTGACCGACGGTTGCACCACGATGGGGTGTTCGTTTGCGAAGGCCGCTGGGTCACCCATCGAATGTTGGATAGCGATGTAAACCCGGTCGCGGTTTTGGCTCGCGAAGACCTCGCACCAGAGTTTGTCCAAGCCGCTGGTGGACGTTGTCCCGTTTATCAGATGGATAAACCGGTCATGGACCAGTTGATGGGTTTCGAATTCCATCGCGGTGTCATCGCCTGTGGAACACGGCCGGCGATCCCAAACGCCGGTGATTTTGATCGCATCCGCGGGCGTGGCTTGGTCGTCTTGGATCAGATCCATACCGCCGAAAACGTGGGGATGATCCTGCGAAGCTGCGCCGCATTCGGCGTTCAAGATGTGTGGATCGGCGGTGGGACCATCGACCCACTGCGACGACGAGTGACTCGTGTATCGATGGGGGCGGTCTTTGCCCAGCAGTTCTTTCACACTGCAGCTTTAGCCGAAGATTTGGATCGGCTTAGAAAAAAACTTGACGTGACGATTTTGGCGACCTCGCTGGAAAACACCGCCGACAGCATCCGAGGCTACCAAGTGCCCGACCGACGACCACAAGTGTTAGTGTTGGGAAACGAAGCAGAGGGTGTTGCCGAACAGACCCAACGAATCGCCGACCGATGTTTACGTATCCCGATGGCGCCGGGTGTCGACAGCCTGAACGTCGCGGCGGCCGCGGCCATCTTTTTACAGCACCTGTTTGGTGTGGACTGA
- a CDS encoding DUF721 domain-containing protein: MNEDKPRLRKVGSIINQLMARRGYAQIAASEQIQNIVRQAAGPPLADSIEVGQQKAGVLFLYATDSVTLQELNFQKRRMLRKIQKEMPAANVTDLRFRIQAPGKSSSA; this comes from the coding sequence ATGAACGAAGACAAACCGCGGCTGCGAAAGGTCGGCTCCATCATCAATCAATTGATGGCACGTCGCGGTTATGCCCAAATCGCGGCTTCCGAACAAATACAGAACATTGTTCGACAAGCCGCCGGTCCGCCGTTGGCTGACAGTATCGAAGTCGGGCAACAAAAGGCGGGCGTGCTGTTTCTCTATGCCACCGATTCAGTCACGTTGCAGGAACTGAATTTTCAAAAGCGTCGGATGTTGCGAAAGATTCAAAAGGAAATGCCGGCGGCCAATGTGACCGACCTGCGGTTTCGCATCCAAGCGCCCGGCAAATCGTCATCGGCGTGA
- the dnaN gene encoding DNA polymerase III subunit beta, which translates to MKISCQRDTLTAAFSLAASIAPARSPKEILQNVKVTAAGGKLTLAATDMEVGIRLEVTEGVEIEVEGAALLPVQRTGAILRESNDETLTIETDEGGIRVTGGRSKFKLPGGNPDEFPVVDGFDEDKYHVVPTRLFREMVRRTVFATDSESSRYALGGVLLELDANRVIAVGTDGRRLARMEGKGESQGGHETSGMSTIVPTRAIQLIERALNDKEETVDIAARPNDLLLRTSTAVIYSRLVEGRYPNWRQVFPTRENAIQLDMTIGPLFAALRQAAIVTDHESRGIDFTFADGTLKLEASTADIGESQVELPIAYDGEPITLTMDHRYVADFCKVLDSETAFIFEIESGNAPALLSTDDGYGYVIMPMARDR; encoded by the coding sequence ATGAAAATTTCTTGCCAGCGTGACACCCTGACCGCCGCCTTTTCCTTGGCGGCCAGCATCGCTCCCGCACGATCGCCCAAGGAAATCCTGCAGAACGTCAAGGTGACCGCGGCCGGTGGCAAGTTGACGCTGGCAGCGACCGACATGGAGGTGGGGATCCGTTTGGAAGTCACCGAGGGCGTGGAAATCGAAGTCGAAGGCGCGGCTTTGCTGCCCGTCCAGCGGACCGGAGCGATTCTGCGGGAAAGCAACGACGAAACACTGACGATCGAAACCGACGAAGGCGGCATCCGCGTGACCGGTGGACGCAGCAAGTTCAAGCTGCCCGGCGGCAACCCCGATGAATTCCCGGTCGTCGACGGCTTCGACGAAGACAAGTACCACGTCGTGCCCACGCGGCTGTTTCGCGAAATGGTTCGCCGAACCGTTTTCGCCACCGATTCGGAAAGCAGCCGTTATGCCCTGGGCGGCGTGCTGTTGGAATTGGACGCCAATCGTGTGATCGCCGTCGGCACCGACGGACGCCGTCTGGCCCGAATGGAAGGCAAAGGGGAATCCCAGGGTGGGCACGAAACCAGTGGGATGAGCACGATCGTTCCGACACGAGCCATCCAGCTGATCGAACGGGCGCTGAACGACAAAGAAGAAACCGTCGACATCGCCGCCCGACCAAACGACTTGCTGTTGCGAACCAGCACGGCGGTGATCTACAGCCGTTTGGTCGAAGGGCGTTATCCGAATTGGCGTCAAGTTTTTCCGACTCGCGAAAACGCCATCCAGTTGGACATGACCATCGGACCGTTGTTTGCGGCATTGCGACAAGCGGCCATCGTCACCGATCACGAAAGTCGCGGGATCGATTTCACGTTTGCCGACGGAACGCTGAAGCTGGAAGCCAGCACCGCCGATATCGGTGAATCGCAGGTCGAATTGCCGATCGCGTACGACGGGGAACCGATCACCCTGACGATGGACCATCGCTACGTCGCCGATTTTTGCAAAGTGTTGGATTCGGAAACGGCATTCATCTTCGAAATCGAATCGGGCAATGCCCCTGCCCTGCTGTCGACCGACGACGGCTACGGTTACGTGATCATGCCCATGGCACGCGACCGATGA
- a CDS encoding helix-turn-helix domain-containing protein, producing MPTASSLGSADSRSRRVVSFPLERPRLKVRRHLRPRRGGNDATTAKSLPYCVLGPENQLLCHLAGPQGGLLSLASPLLITGPSGIGKSAFALHLAARHAVQNPDDGQPAVVHYLPAVDFARQYADAINSDDLPPLQSELDEVEILVLDDLHLIADKSAAQEELANRIDRRAESGKLTILVCRRFPSDTRGLRPRLVSRSMGGLTLNIACPGDEARRVLLGEYCLLHDLDVPPDMVHLLSAGLPDGLTPRDLEGCVKQLNLWCRMNDRAPDMEGIQFALDSLQRDSELSINAITKSVARHFRLRSADLRSSSRQQKIVRARSLAMTLARQLTTHSLHQIGESFGGRDHSTVLHAIRKTEASLVSDADLRRAAAEVTEKLGA from the coding sequence ATGCCCACCGCGTCATCGCTGGGATCTGCGGATTCCCGGTCGCGTCGTGTCGTGTCGTTTCCGCTGGAACGCCCGCGTTTAAAAGTCCGGCGACACCTACGCCCCCGTCGCGGCGGGAACGATGCAACCACCGCTAAATCGCTGCCCTATTGCGTTTTAGGCCCCGAGAATCAATTGCTGTGCCATCTGGCCGGTCCGCAAGGCGGATTGTTGTCATTGGCCAGCCCACTGTTGATTACCGGACCATCGGGCATCGGCAAATCGGCCTTCGCCCTGCACTTGGCGGCCCGACATGCCGTCCAGAATCCGGACGACGGTCAGCCCGCGGTGGTGCATTACTTGCCGGCGGTGGATTTTGCCCGTCAGTACGCCGATGCGATCAATTCGGATGACCTTCCACCGCTGCAAAGCGAATTGGACGAGGTTGAAATCCTGGTGCTGGATGACTTGCACCTGATTGCGGACAAGTCGGCGGCTCAGGAGGAATTGGCCAACCGAATTGATCGACGCGCCGAATCCGGCAAGCTGACCATCTTGGTTTGTCGGCGATTCCCGTCGGACACCCGCGGATTGCGTCCTCGATTGGTCAGTCGTTCGATGGGCGGGCTGACGCTGAACATCGCCTGCCCGGGTGATGAAGCTCGTCGGGTTCTGTTGGGCGAATATTGCCTGCTGCACGACCTGGACGTCCCGCCCGACATGGTGCATTTGTTGTCGGCGGGTCTTCCCGACGGGCTGACACCACGCGATTTGGAAGGCTGTGTCAAACAGCTGAACCTGTGGTGCCGGATGAACGACCGCGCCCCCGACATGGAAGGCATCCAATTCGCTCTGGATTCGCTGCAACGCGATTCGGAACTTTCGATCAACGCGATCACCAAATCGGTGGCCCGGCATTTTCGCTTGCGATCGGCTGATTTGCGCAGCAGTTCACGCCAACAAAAGATCGTTCGAGCACGATCCCTGGCGATGACACTGGCGCGACAATTGACCACCCACAGTCTGCATCAGATCGGCGAATCCTTTGGCGGGCGCGACCATTCGACGGTACTTCACGCGATCCGTAAGACGGAAGCTTCATTGGTCAGCGACGCCGATTTGCGCCGTGCCGCGGCTGAAGTCACCGAAAAGCTGGGCGCCTGA
- a CDS encoding cysteine desulfurase family protein, translating into MIYLDNNATTVTDPDAAKVVHDVLMQGPANASSQHAEGQRARGVLDDAIEQVGRLLGSDLTRPGGPRLVITSGGTESNNTALRGIGDPDRPLVVSCIEHPSVLSTAQKMQDAGRAVRYLPVDSDGVVRTDRLADLIGEGDDLAGLVSVMSANNETGVQQPIDEVAKICRWKNVPLHVDATQSIGKVPFSVHSSGAAAVTLSAHKFHGPPGIGGLWLDAGVRVDALMQGGEQQLASRPGTEPVALAAGMAKALENSLASLEKMSGTVAAIRDRLESEICRRTGAAVIGGDSPRLPTTTCLAFPGVDRQSLLMALDMMGVACSSGSACSSGSSQPSYVLMAMGLDRSLVDSALRFGVSRFSTEKDVDLAAELISSAYQRLRSI; encoded by the coding sequence GTGATTTATCTGGATAACAATGCGACGACGGTGACCGATCCGGACGCCGCCAAAGTGGTTCATGACGTTTTGATGCAAGGGCCGGCCAATGCATCAAGTCAACACGCCGAAGGCCAGCGCGCCCGCGGTGTGTTGGACGATGCGATCGAACAGGTCGGTCGACTGTTGGGCAGTGATCTGACCCGACCCGGTGGTCCTCGGTTGGTCATCACCAGTGGCGGTACCGAATCGAACAATACCGCGCTGCGGGGCATCGGTGATCCGGATCGACCGCTGGTGGTCAGCTGTATCGAACACCCCAGCGTTTTGTCGACGGCCCAAAAGATGCAAGACGCCGGTCGAGCCGTCCGGTACTTGCCCGTTGATTCCGATGGCGTCGTCCGTACCGATCGGCTGGCCGACCTGATCGGTGAAGGCGATGATTTGGCGGGTCTGGTCAGCGTAATGTCGGCGAATAACGAAACCGGGGTTCAGCAGCCGATCGATGAAGTCGCGAAGATTTGTCGCTGGAAGAACGTTCCGCTGCACGTCGACGCGACCCAATCGATTGGCAAAGTCCCCTTCTCGGTGCATTCCAGCGGCGCAGCGGCCGTGACCCTTTCGGCCCACAAATTTCACGGGCCTCCGGGAATCGGCGGCCTGTGGCTGGACGCGGGCGTCCGCGTCGATGCATTGATGCAGGGCGGCGAACAACAATTGGCCAGCCGTCCGGGAACCGAGCCGGTCGCCTTGGCGGCCGGGATGGCCAAGGCCCTGGAAAACAGTTTGGCATCGCTGGAAAAGATGTCCGGCACCGTGGCGGCAATCCGCGACCGTTTGGAATCAGAAATTTGCCGTCGTACCGGTGCGGCAGTCATCGGCGGCGATTCCCCCCGGCTGCCCACCACCACGTGCCTTGCTTTTCCGGGCGTTGATCGCCAATCACTGTTGATGGCGCTGGACATGATGGGGGTTGCCTGCAGTTCAGGGTCCGCTTGCAGCAGCGGCAGCAGCCAGCCCAGTTACGTGCTGATGGCCATGGGATTGGATCGATCGCTGGTGGATTCCGCGTTGCGTTTCGGGGTGTCCAGGTTTTCCACAGAAAAAGATGTGGATCTTGCCGCCGAACTTATCTCTAGTGCCTATCAGCGTTTACGCAGTATTTAG
- the scpB gene encoding SMC-Scp complex subunit ScpB: protein MPSLSMTVGTNRPGGNPWGSHHGWGSRPLRRPYDVYHRGESAAAMGVGHTVAAADDAEDEDPQQRRMRCEAVLLLAKSPLSTRKLAQLAQLADGTEARTRIRELNEIYSTHHRAMRIEKLAGGYRMVTRAALAPWLRRLSHVPGPIRLSSPMMETLAVVAYRQPVSRADAEAVRGVACGEILRQLMERDLIRIAGRSEQLGRPYLYGTTKRFLQLFGLTGADDLPKIQWQAVRDDPPSDPNDPTPNESPSRESNFDESSTSTKESVVSTAMASPIEFTTSQPDQAAADSDSFAQDQAADVTASPVAVIEDEEDELYEGGFDDDDDEEIDDDEFSDDWADEEDDDDDEDSSDDDDEEDDLDDDWEEVGDDDDEDWDEEDESDDWDDDDESADDDEDWSE from the coding sequence GTGCCATCGTTGTCCATGACGGTTGGGACAAATCGACCCGGCGGCAATCCGTGGGGTAGCCATCATGGTTGGGGATCACGGCCACTGCGTCGACCCTATGACGTCTATCACCGCGGCGAATCGGCCGCCGCCATGGGCGTGGGGCACACCGTCGCCGCAGCGGACGACGCCGAAGATGAAGACCCGCAGCAGCGTCGGATGCGATGTGAAGCCGTTTTGTTGCTGGCCAAGAGCCCGCTTTCGACAAGAAAACTGGCCCAGCTGGCCCAATTGGCCGATGGAACCGAGGCCAGGACACGAATTCGTGAATTGAACGAGATTTACAGCACACATCACCGTGCGATGCGGATCGAAAAACTGGCCGGCGGTTACCGGATGGTGACCCGTGCGGCCTTGGCACCTTGGTTGCGACGGCTTAGCCACGTGCCGGGGCCGATCCGGTTATCATCCCCGATGATGGAAACCTTGGCGGTCGTCGCGTATCGCCAACCGGTTTCGCGTGCCGACGCCGAAGCAGTGCGAGGCGTCGCGTGTGGCGAAATCCTACGACAACTGATGGAACGCGATTTGATACGGATCGCCGGACGTAGCGAACAGCTCGGCCGCCCCTATCTTTACGGAACCACCAAACGTTTTTTACAACTCTTTGGCCTGACAGGCGCCGACGACTTGCCGAAAATTCAATGGCAGGCCGTTCGCGACGATCCGCCCTCGGATCCCAACGATCCAACACCGAACGAATCCCCTTCGCGCGAATCAAACTTCGACGAATCATCGACATCAACGAAGGAGTCAGTCGTGAGTACCGCCATGGCATCCCCAATCGAATTCACCACCAGCCAGCCGGATCAAGCTGCGGCCGATTCCGATTCGTTCGCACAGGATCAAGCGGCCGACGTCACCGCTTCGCCCGTCGCTGTCATCGAGGATGAAGAAGACGAGTTGTACGAAGGTGGTTTCGACGACGACGACGATGAAGAAATCGATGACGATGAATTCAGCGACGATTGGGCCGACGAAGAAGACGACGACGATGATGAAGATTCGTCCGATGACGACGACGAAGAAGATGATCTAGACGACGACTGGGAAGAAGTCGGCGACGATGACGATGAAGACTGGGACGAAGAAGACGAGTCGGACGACTGGGATGACGACGATGAGTCCGCTGACGATGATGAGGACTGGTCAGAGTAA
- the hemA gene encoding glutamyl-tRNA reductase: MIGCSHHDASVEFREKVSVPADQIDAFLGAFRNRFPKGELVLLSTCNRVELYAASPDPSTLDRRAFADFVANQQRLNADDVLHQMIHRSGPEAVEHLFTVAASLDSMVLGEAQILSQVKQAYQQANMFGSTGPLTHAVFQAANRAAKRVQQETTIHRRRVSVPSVAVGEVVPEVFDSLADKRVVLCGAGEMAGETLRYLKDAGARDICVLNRNRPRAIELADQFQCESDDWEQLNQRLVGADLLIGTTSAAEPIVSAATFAQIHPRRRGKVLLILDLAVPRDFDPGIDDYSGVYLYQIDDLEAACTRNRREREKEWPKAKKIIAEETERFFHDLNHRATGPVIRRLRNQALEIKDDELVRLNNKLREMGIEEAAIKEIDKSFDRVVNKLLHPPLASLRDDAAEGHSRGLLEALRHLFNLGDD, encoded by the coding sequence ATGATCGGCTGCAGCCACCACGATGCATCGGTGGAATTTCGTGAAAAGGTCAGCGTTCCCGCCGATCAAATCGATGCGTTTCTGGGTGCGTTTCGGAACCGATTCCCCAAGGGCGAATTGGTTCTGTTAAGCACCTGTAATCGTGTGGAGCTGTATGCCGCGTCCCCCGACCCGTCGACGTTGGACCGACGAGCCTTCGCCGATTTCGTCGCCAACCAACAGCGTTTGAATGCCGACGATGTGTTGCATCAGATGATTCATCGCAGTGGTCCCGAAGCGGTCGAGCACCTGTTCACGGTGGCGGCCAGCCTGGACAGCATGGTGCTGGGCGAAGCGCAAATTTTGTCCCAGGTGAAACAGGCCTATCAACAAGCCAACATGTTCGGTTCAACCGGACCGCTGACACATGCCGTCTTTCAAGCCGCCAATCGCGCGGCCAAACGTGTCCAGCAAGAAACCACGATTCACCGACGACGTGTCAGTGTGCCCAGTGTCGCGGTGGGCGAAGTCGTTCCCGAGGTCTTTGATTCCTTGGCCGACAAGCGTGTGGTGCTGTGCGGCGCCGGCGAGATGGCGGGGGAAACATTGCGCTACCTGAAAGACGCCGGTGCCCGCGACATTTGCGTGCTGAACCGCAACCGTCCACGTGCGATCGAATTGGCAGATCAATTTCAATGCGAAAGTGATGACTGGGAACAGTTGAATCAGCGTTTGGTCGGCGCCGATTTGTTGATCGGCACCACATCGGCCGCTGAACCGATCGTCAGTGCGGCGACCTTTGCCCAGATCCATCCGCGGCGCCGAGGCAAAGTCTTATTGATTTTGGACCTAGCGGTACCCCGCGATTTCGATCCGGGGATCGACGATTATTCCGGAGTGTATCTGTATCAGATCGATGACTTGGAAGCGGCCTGCACGCGAAACCGACGTGAACGCGAAAAGGAATGGCCCAAAGCGAAGAAGATCATCGCGGAAGAAACCGAACGTTTCTTTCACGATTTGAATCATCGTGCCACCGGTCCGGTGATCCGGCGTTTGCGGAACCAAGCGTTGGAGATCAAAGACGACGAATTGGTCCGTCTGAACAACAAGCTTCGCGAAATGGGAATCGAAGAAGCCGCGATCAAGGAGATCGACAAGTCCTTTGATCGTGTGGTCAACAAACTGTTGCACCCGCCCCTGGCATCGCTTCGAGACGATGCCGCCGAAGGCCACAGCCGCGGGTTGTTAGAAGCGCTGCGGCACTTGTTCAATCTGGGCGACGATTGA
- the ccsA gene encoding cytochrome c biogenesis protein CcsA — translation MLDFLSEISVICFASCYLLALLLELSRLIGRYPGRGIAVLALTIIGLLTQLAYLTLRATGSDGGDELSRLATWMDWSLLTSFGLAVCFLVMYLRRPDTVISFFFLPAILLLIGLAAMLRNQPPFTRSEAFEIWRTVHAIGMAAGSAAVTVGFLSGLMYLFQSRRLKQKRAGSTIRLPDLETLQRLSRGCLLTSLLSVGVGVLAGVVMNLNRWGQVGWTDGGVLFSGALFLWLLIASIVEMLYAPARRGHKVAYLTLASFGFLVLAMFGVLGSPHGEPAVEPGPPAVGIHTTTPIDSIVVGKFLDQPEVFLR, via the coding sequence ATGTTGGATTTTCTCAGCGAGATTTCCGTGATCTGCTTTGCCAGCTGTTATCTGCTGGCTTTGCTGCTGGAATTGTCGCGATTGATCGGGCGGTATCCCGGTCGCGGTATCGCCGTTCTGGCGCTAACCATCATCGGGCTGTTGACGCAGTTGGCGTATCTGACGTTGCGGGCGACCGGATCGGACGGCGGCGATGAATTGTCACGCTTGGCAACCTGGATGGACTGGTCTTTGCTGACGTCGTTCGGATTGGCGGTCTGCTTTTTGGTGATGTATCTGCGTCGTCCCGATACGGTGATCAGCTTCTTCTTCTTGCCGGCGATCTTGTTGTTGATCGGGTTGGCGGCGATGCTGCGAAACCAGCCTCCGTTCACCCGCAGCGAAGCGTTTGAAATCTGGCGGACGGTCCATGCGATTGGGATGGCTGCCGGATCGGCGGCGGTGACCGTTGGGTTTTTAAGCGGTTTGATGTACCTGTTCCAGTCGCGACGTTTGAAACAGAAACGTGCCGGTTCGACGATTCGCTTGCCCGATTTAGAAACACTTCAGCGTCTGAGTCGCGGTTGTTTGCTGACCAGTTTGCTGTCCGTCGGCGTGGGCGTGCTTGCCGGCGTTGTGATGAACTTGAATCGATGGGGCCAAGTCGGCTGGACCGACGGCGGCGTTCTGTTCAGCGGTGCGTTGTTTCTGTGGCTGTTGATCGCCAGCATCGTGGAGATGTTGTATGCCCCGGCACGACGCGGCCATAAGGTGGCCTATCTGACGTTGGCCAGTTTCGGCTTTTTGGTTTTGGCGATGTTCGGCGTGTTGGGATCACCCCACGGTGAACCAGCGGTCGAACCCGGGCCGCCCGCTGTGGGAATCCACACGACGACACCAATCGATTCGATCGTCGTGGGCAAATTCTTGGATCAGCCGGAGGTCTTCCTGCGGTGA
- a CDS encoding ComEC/Rec2 family competence protein: MAVLACVGILLDRFVGTRWGVMSLWVIGSAVWTLWGPVRGRTFAAMLVVVPCFAMRHHLETTRYDAAELRQHIGEFSRPAIVQAVVDRPPTFRRHPLADQRRLRNQPTMQTRFEVTVSAIRIGKAFRSTGGRAMVTVDQPLSDLRCGDAVTLLGELSRFQPASNPGQPDLQRVYRQRRLHGRIHVDDAAGVITSAADDQPAWWAASGNWIGRFAGELSRLGRQSILRHTDVSSGPLAMALILGQRDNVNPLTRDQLLVTGTVHLLSVSGLHLAIVVVMAGWLATFVGVRVHGRVVLILLTCLVYTAVTGGRPPVVRASILVAVYALSLWVRRPAVSINSLGLAALLLLLWNPTLIESIGVQLSFIAVSTLIICGSTDPLQSEAVRQELSREEQLDRLIEKSSPPIAYHARRIWTGVRNAFSYSAAVTLVSAPLVWHQFHVISPISVLANVLLGPWMFIALASGLVTIALDQLWMPLGLPSGWICHQTILVMRWIVQRAAEIPGGHFWLPSPPTWCVVGFYVVLIVALLSRGIGRSTNPIPPALENPRRRSLMVAISAWGLWVVMAWWLSTTPVPMNNATTESIFVDVGHGTAVVMRFDQDDVWLYDCGHLGNDLGESHDIDGVLWSLGTTHLSGIVLSHADSDHFNALPSLLNRFDVDQIITPPGMMDEPDEPALIPIRNAIRRHRVPVKTWSVGDHHQRDRADLVTLHPPKTRLAGSDNANSLVLQINAGSTWMILPGDLEPPGTMTLVNGPRPSPGGVMMAPHHGSLAADSDMVLRWARPSKVVVSGGRRALHPDVEIAMQLTGSDVAITRRDGAVRVRLFSQGPDQIQIRRWNQNPW; encoded by the coding sequence TTGGCGGTACTGGCATGCGTGGGAATTCTGCTGGATCGGTTCGTCGGCACCCGTTGGGGCGTGATGAGCCTGTGGGTGATCGGATCGGCGGTCTGGACGCTTTGGGGTCCGGTGCGGGGGCGGACGTTTGCCGCGATGCTGGTGGTGGTCCCATGTTTCGCGATGCGACACCACCTGGAAACGACGCGTTACGACGCGGCGGAATTACGACAACACATCGGTGAATTTTCGCGGCCCGCCATTGTTCAAGCCGTCGTGGACCGACCACCGACGTTTCGTCGTCACCCGCTGGCCGACCAACGACGGCTTCGCAATCAACCGACGATGCAAACGCGATTCGAAGTGACCGTGTCGGCCATTCGCATCGGCAAAGCATTTCGAAGCACCGGGGGCCGTGCGATGGTCACCGTCGACCAGCCGTTGTCCGATTTGCGGTGTGGCGATGCGGTCACACTGCTGGGTGAGTTGAGCCGTTTTCAGCCGGCTAGCAATCCAGGACAGCCTGACTTGCAACGCGTTTATCGGCAACGACGACTGCATGGTCGAATCCACGTGGATGACGCGGCCGGTGTCATCACATCCGCGGCCGATGACCAACCGGCCTGGTGGGCGGCGTCGGGGAATTGGATCGGACGCTTTGCGGGCGAACTATCGCGATTGGGCCGTCAATCCATTTTGCGTCACACCGATGTCAGCAGCGGTCCGCTGGCGATGGCGCTGATCTTGGGACAACGCGACAATGTGAATCCGCTGACCCGTGATCAGTTGTTGGTGACCGGTACCGTGCATTTGTTGTCGGTCAGCGGTTTGCACCTGGCGATCGTCGTGGTGATGGCCGGATGGTTGGCGACATTTGTCGGCGTCCGCGTCCATGGTCGCGTCGTGCTGATTCTGTTGACGTGTTTGGTCTATACCGCGGTGACCGGTGGTCGGCCGCCGGTGGTTCGGGCATCGATCTTGGTGGCGGTTTACGCACTGTCACTGTGGGTCCGGCGACCCGCCGTATCGATCAACTCGTTGGGGTTGGCCGCCTTGTTGTTGTTGTTGTGGAATCCCACGTTGATCGAAAGCATCGGCGTTCAACTGTCGTTCATTGCGGTTTCCACGTTGATCATTTGCGGGTCCACCGATCCGTTGCAAAGCGAAGCGGTCCGCCAAGAACTATCGCGAGAAGAACAGCTGGATCGATTGATCGAAAAATCCAGCCCGCCGATCGCCTATCACGCCAGACGAATCTGGACAGGTGTCCGCAACGCGTTTTCCTACAGTGCCGCGGTGACCTTGGTCAGCGCACCATTGGTGTGGCACCAGTTTCATGTCATTTCACCCATCAGTGTCTTGGCCAATGTGTTGTTGGGTCCGTGGATGTTCATCGCCCTTGCATCGGGTCTGGTGACGATCGCGCTGGACCAGTTGTGGATGCCTCTGGGTCTTCCCAGCGGTTGGATTTGTCACCAAACCATTTTGGTCATGCGCTGGATCGTCCAGCGGGCGGCGGAAATACCCGGTGGCCATTTTTGGTTGCCTTCGCCGCCGACCTGGTGCGTCGTTGGGTTCTACGTCGTCTTGATCGTGGCCTTACTGTCACGTGGCATCGGTCGATCGACCAATCCGATTCCGCCGGCACTCGAAAATCCACGGCGGCGGAGTCTCATGGTGGCAATATCGGCATGGGGGTTATGGGTTGTGATGGCTTGGTGGTTGTCCACGACGCCGGTTCCCATGAACAACGCCACGACGGAATCGATCTTCGTCGACGTCGGCCATGGAACGGCGGTGGTGATGCGTTTCGACCAGGATGATGTCTGGTTGTATGACTGTGGGCACTTGGGCAACGACCTTGGCGAAAGCCATGACATTGACGGCGTGTTGTGGTCACTGGGCACCACGCACCTGTCGGGCATCGTGTTGTCGCACGCCGACTCGGATCACTTCAACGCGTTACCGTCGCTGTTGAATCGGTTTGACGTGGATCAAATCATCACGCCGCCCGGCATGATGGATGAACCGGACGAACCCGCGCTGATTCCGATCCGAAACGCCATCCGGCGGCACCGTGTTCCGGTGAAGACGTGGTCGGTGGGTGATCATCACCAACGCGATCGTGCGGATCTGGTCACGTTGCATCCGCCGAAAACTCGTCTGGCCGGGTCGGACAACGCGAACAGTTTGGTGTTGCAGATCAATGCCGGATCGACGTGGATGATTTTGCCCGGTGATTTGGAACCGCCTGGTACGATGACTCTGGTCAACGGCCCACGTCCGTCGCCCGGCGGCGTGATGATGGCACCCCACCACGGCAGCCTGGCAGCCGATTCAGACATGGTGCTTCGCTGGGCCAGACCTTCGAAGGTCGTCGTCAGTGGTGGCCGACGCGCACTGCATCCGGACGTAGAAATCGCGATGCAATTGACCGGTTCGGATGTGGCGATCACGCGTCGCGACGGCGCCGTCCGCGTCCGTTTGTTTTCCCAGGGGCCCGACCAGATTCAGATTCGGCGTTGGAACCAGAACCCGTGGTGA